AGATGATGGGCATCAAGCCCATGATGCACGGCCCTGTGCAGACAGTCCATCTCCACAATTTTAATCAGAATCACCCCATTTCGCAGGGTATTCAGGATTATGATCTGGCGCTCGATGAAAACTTTGGGGTGGAGCTGATCAACCCCAAAGCCATTCCACTCTATGAATCCACCGGCCATGAAGACAAACGCCACGATATCGCCGGGTGGTGTATCGAACAGGGCAAAGGAAGGATTGTCGGCCTCGCAGCCGGTCACACCTATACTGCCTGGAGAGACAAAACTTACCGCCAGCTTTACTGGCGCGGCGCCCACTGGGCTATGAAAAGAGAGGTTCCGCCGTTTGGGGGTTGAGTTCTATACATGACGACATAAATAATTGCGCATGTTTTGAGTGTTTAGATCCTGAAACGAGTTCAGGATCTAAACATTTAATAATCCGCTTTATATCGTCATATATAAACCTGCGTTAAACCGCTTAATCAGCGGCAATTTCACACAAGCATGGTCTGCACTGTCTCTCTGACCTTTTCCTCTACACGGCTTTTGAACGAAGAGGCGAAAAGGGGATACTTTACAGAGAAATTAACCGCCGCTTCCGTTACTTCCATCTCGCCGGACAGGGCGAATCCCATGATTTTAAGGCTGAATGCGCCGCTATTTCCCTGCCACTCATCACAGAGGTCCTGTACCTGACCGGAGTATTTTGATTTCATCTCTTCGGTGAATCGTTTCATTCTGGAAAGCGCCTCTTCTTTCGGAAGATTGTGCGGAATTGATATATTCATGGTTGGCATAAAGATACCTCCCTATTTTGACAGGATCGACAAGATTTACAAGATTTCTCAAGACAGGTCATTCAAATTAGTTTTAACAGGTATGTCGTTAAGTAAACTAAGGTGATCATCCGAAAGGTTAATCCCCCCTACCCCCCTTATTAAGGGGGGAAAAAGAAAATTGTTCCTATTACTATGTAAACATTTATTAGGATTTGACAGAACCTCTCCTTAATTTCCCCCCTTAATAAGGGGGGATGCCGAAGGCAGGGGGGATATTTAAAGACATATGAGCACTTAATATCTATTATTTACTGTATGTTGCTTACTTAACAACATAACCGAATAATCTTAAATTCTGTCTTCTGTCTTCTGTTTTCCAATTCTAATGCATTTCCGCTTCCACCCTGCCAATCCCCTTACGGTAAAAGTTGAACCGGACATCGGGATGGTCCGCCAGGAGTGACATGGGCGTCGATGAGTCGGGAATCTTTTTTGAGATCATAAGGGTGGTCAGGCGCATCCCGAACGGGTTGTCGTGTACACCCGCCTGCCAGATGGAAACCTTATCCGCTTTCCAGGTCTCAAACGGCCCCACTGTGGCGGCATGTGTCGGCACCATGGAGATATTGCCGCCGCCTGAGGTGCGGGCGTTCTGAATGACTGTCATCGGGTGCAGTTCCACCACACGGGCGCGGAGGCGGCGGTATTCTTCCGGGGCAGGCGGAGCATCACGGCAACTGCCCTCGCGTTTCACCGGATCATTGAACGCCCAGTGCTTTACCTCCCCTTGACCGCCCTGCATGATGACACAGCGGACGCTCTCGAAACTCCCTGAGTAGGATTCCAGGTCTCCGGTTGGAAAATGCAGATGAGAAGATGGCATGCGGAGCGAGGGATCGATCCGGTTGAAGCAGAGTTCGAGATCGGCTTTCGCAAAGGAGAGCGGGTGGTTACTATCAACCGGCAGTCCTTTTTCCACCCACTCATCCATTCCCCAGAAATGAGCATCCTGCACTTTGATGCCCAGGCTATTGACTATTCGGGCGACCAGAGGGAGCTGTTCGGTCGGCCCGATAGGCCCGCATATTCCCGCCGGATTATCAGGAGTGGCCTGTTTCCACGCTTCGATATATTCCAGTGCTTCCGCCAGATAAAACTCTTCAAGAGTCTCATAGAATGAAACCCGGAAACCCGGGCGGTTGAGCTGGAGCATGTCTTTCTCATCGAGTTTCGCCGCATCATTCAAAATCTCCGGTTCCAGGGTTGTATAATCCCACCACTGTGGCGCCACTTTACTGATCGGTCGTGCCATAAGTCCTCCAAAATCAGGAAAAAAAGTCTGAATTCAGACTTCTGTATTCTGTTTTTTTTATATTACAATTCCTCGCAGCTTGCTGGGGGGTTGGATCCCCCCTGTCCTTCGGACATCCCCCCTTATTAAGGGGGGCAACCGATACCATTGACGTTAGAATGGTTTTTCTCTTTTATCTCCCTCAGCAAGGGGGATGTCACTAAAGGTGACAGGGGGATCATCTTTTGATACCTCGCAGCTTGCTGGGGGCACTTCATTCCGCAGGGCGGTTGGTCGCCATGTGACGGCCCCCGTCGACATTGAGAAGGGTTCCGGTTATCCAGGCGCTCTGCTCGGAGGCGAAAAAGAGCGCCGCATTGGCAATGTCCACCGGCTTCCCGTTACGGCCCAGAGGGTGAAGGGGGCGCAGACGATCCCAGAACGCGCCGACATTCTGCTCTCCGAAAATAGGGATAGCCAGCTCTGTGTCCTCCACCAGCGCCGGGAGGATGCAGTTCACACGGATATGATCCGCCGCCGCCTCCATGGCCATGACCTGTGAAAGCACCTGAAGCGCAGCCTTGGAAGAGCAGTATACGCCGGTTCCCGGAAATGCCTTGATACCAGCCAGCGAAGAGATGTTGATTATGGAGCCGCCGCCGGACCTGCGCATATATGGCGCCACATTCACCATGACCCGCCAGGGTCCGAAAGCATTGGTCCGCATCATCAGCTCCCATTCCTGGACAGGAGTTTCATGGAGCTTTCCGAAACGCATGACTCCGGCATTGTTGACCATGATATCGATTCTGCCTGTCCGGAGCGCCGTTTCTTCCAGAAGGCGAATAATATCCTGCTCCACTGTGATGTCGGCGATCATCGACTGTATTCTTTCTCCTCCGGGATTTATCATCCTGGCGGCCTTTTCAAGTTTTTCTTTCCTTCTGCCGCAGAGCACTACAAATGCTCCCTCCTCATGGAATCTTTTTCCGATGGCCTGTCCGATCCCGGTGCCCCCTCCGGTGATGACGGCGGTTTTTCCTTCCAGTTGTCCCATAACATTCTCCTTCAATGGATTCCTGTGCGCTGTCCGCAATTTACAATCCTTCCTGCGAAAGCTCTTGAAAATGGCAGTTAGATACAATATACTGTTTTAAAAGAAAAGGAGTTTTCTTTACCCTTTTTCGGTTACCTGGTAATATAAACGATTTCGGAAAGGTAGAGTCTGCTAAAAAACGAACCTTAAATCATCTGCGTGTAACATGTCCGGAGCATGTCGACTGTTGCACCACAATCCGGCGGCTCATATTGGAGAGGATTACCATATATGAAAGAAACAACCGTATATCGCACATGGGATGAACCGATGGCCTGCATGGCGGTGGATTTGCTCCAGGGAATGGGGCTTCACGCCCGGATGGTCGCCGAGATGTCCCGGAGTATTTATCCGATGACTATGGACGGTCTGGGAGAAATTTGGATTGTTGTGCCGGAGGATGAGGTAGAACAGGCGCTTGAAATTCTGGAAGTACGGTTTTCCGAAAAAGGCACCATTGAAGGGTATTCGGAAGATGAATTCGGCAGGGAAGATTTCGGAGACGAAGAAGCGGAAAAAACATAACCTATTGATGATCTTATTTCACCCTGCGGTGAGAAAATACTCTTGACAAATCCTCATTTATTTGTAATATTAGAATTACTAGGAGTTTGGTAATATTTAATCAAGGAATTGTATCCATGAAACTGTCTACAAAAGGAAGATACGGAGCACGGGCGGTGCTGGAATTGGCTCTCCGGTATGGCAAAGGTCCGGTCATGGTAAAAGAAATAGCAGAAAGCCAGGATATATCAGAGCGGTATCTGGAACATATTCTGAATTCGCTCCGTATCTCCGGGCTGGTAAAAAGCACTCGCGGCGCTCATGGAGGATATGAGTTGGCCAAGCCTCCGGCTCACATCACACTCGGGGAAGTGATCCGTTCCCTGGAAGGCCCGGTCGAGATAGTGGCCTGTACAGAGGATAAAGTCTGTACCCGTAGACAGTTATGTGTCACGCATAGGATTTGGTGTGAGGTCCGAAGTGCGGTGGAGAATGTGATCGATTCCATTTCTCTGGCGAACATGGCAGAGAGGCATGAATTACTTCACCGGGATGCGATGAACGAATATATAATATAAACTGAAAGGAAAAATTCTGAATCCAGAATGAAAGATATTCAATACATGACGACATATTTTATTTCGTTTCTTTTCAATATAGATGCCGAAACGGTTGCTAAAAGATGCGCTGCGCTTTCATCGTTCCCGCGAAACGGCAATAAGTTCGGCATGACACGTGTCATCCTGAACTCGTTTCAGGATCTAAATCCTAAAAAACATGCGCAATTATTTATGTCGGCATGTATAAATCTTGCGAATCTGGTTCAGACAATCTTTATTCTTATTTTGGAGTGGTATGGAACGAAACTCTGTTGGTTTGGTAAGAGAAAATAAGTTCACGTTTGGCAGTGTTGAAGAGCCGTTGCTCCTCGAATCCGGTTATAATCTCGGACCAATTGATATTTTATATGAGACCTATGGGGAGCCGAATGCTGACCGCTCGAATGCCATTCTTATCCTCCATGCCCTCTCCGGCGATGCCCATGCGGCGGGATACCATCATCCAAATGACCGTAAAACGGGCTGGTGGGATGCCATGATCGGCCCCGGAAAAGCTTTTGACACCAGCCGCTACTGGGTTATCTGTTCCAATATTATCGGGGGATGCAAAGGCTCGACCGGGCCGGGTTCCCTGAATCCTAAAACAGGTAAACCATACGGTCTGGATTTCCCTATTTTTACCATAAGAGATACTGTGGAAGCCCAGAAACGGCTGATAGACCATCTGGGGATCAAGAAAATTTATGCCATGGCAGGCGGTTCCATGGGAGGATTTCAGGTTCTTGAATGGGCGCTCCGTTACCCCGACATGGTACGTTCGGTGCTTTGCATCGCTTCGACTGCAAAGCTGTCGGCGCTGGGAATAGCTTTCAATGCGGTAGGCCGTCACGCCATAACAAGCGATCCGGGGTGGAAGGAAGGACAATATTACGGCACCCCCGGCCCGATAAAGGGATTGGCAATTGCACGAATGGTGGGGCACATTACCTATCTCTCAGATATGTCCATGGATTCCAAATTCGGACGGCGTTTGCAGTACGCCGACCGGTTCAGTTATGATTTCGAATCAGAATTTGCAGTGGAATCCTATCTCATGCACCAGGGGCAGCGTTTTACCGAGCGGTTTGATGCCAACAGCTACCTGTACATCTCCAAGTCCATGGATTATTTCGATATATCACGAAGTTACGGCCCGCTTACTAAAGCGTTTGCCGGTGTGCAGGCGAAATTCCTGGTGGTTTCGTACAGCTCGGACTGGCTGTTTCCAACAGAGCAGTCGAAAGAGATCGTCCGGGCGCTTGTAGCAAATGATAAAGATGTTTCTTTCATCGAGATTGATTCCCCGTACGGCCACGATTCTTTTCTTATTGAAGTGGAACAACTTACAAGGGTGGTCAGCTCATTTTTGGACAGTGTGGGGAAAGAACCTTAAAGAAAGAATACAGAAGTCAGAAGTCAGAAGACAGAATAAAAGCTTTCCACTTTTCACCTTGAGGCGTTAGATTTTGACTATATGTTGTGTTTATCCTTTTCATCATCTTTTATCAATAAAATCACACGAATCAGTGGTTCAGACATTATTTTGTATTTCATATCCTGTTTTTATTCTAACTTCTGTCTTCTGTATTCTGTCTTTTCTAACTTTGCGAGAAAATCCATATGACCGACCGGCAGATAGACATCCTTACTCGTGCAGACCGTGATCTGATCACAGCCATTGTTCCTCCCCATTCACATGTGCTCGATCTTGGCTGCGGCGACGGCGGCCTTTTGAGCGAGCTGGTCGAAAAAAAACAGGTGATCGGCCGTGGGGTGGAGATCGATGAAGACAACCTCATCCAGAGCATGGAACGCGGGCTTTTCGTATGCCAGGGAGACCTGGATCAGGGGCTGGCCGATTATCCCGACCACTCGTTCGATTATGTCATTCTGAACCAGACCCTGCAGGTAATCAGGAGACCGGAAATAATTTTAAAAGAAATGTTGCGTGTTGGAAAATATGGCATTATCGGCTTTCCCAACTTCGGTCACTGGTATATTCGCACAACCTTCTTCCTATCGGGGAGGATGCCGAAAACAGCAGCCCTTCCGTTCGAATGGTATGACACTCCGAACATACATCAGCTCACCATCACCGATTTCAAAGATTTTTGCCGCAGGGAAGGTTTCTCGATCATCCGGGAGGAATATTACATGCTCGGCAAATGGCGATGCTCTTCTTCAGTCAATCCACTGGCCAATTTGTTTGCTGTTACCGGAATGTTCGTAATTAGTGAAAAGTAACCTCACCCCGTCCCTCTCCTAATTAGGAGAGGGTACCGCAGGCGGGTGAGGTTCTGTCTAAAATGATTTCGGTAAGGAAATTTCATGATCGAGAAAATCGTATGTCCAATCTGCGATCATAGTATCGAAAGGTATAAAAATCCTTTTCCCACGGCGGATGTCATCGTGGATATCGGGGGAAAAATAGTCCTGATCGACCGTAAGAATCCCCCTTACGGCTGGGCTATTCCCGGCGGTTTCATCGATTATGGCGAGCGAGCCGAGGACGCAGCGATCCGTGAAATTAAAGAAGAAACCGGCCTTCAAATTACTGATCTCACCCAGTTCCACGTATACTCCGATCCGAAACGCGACCCGCGGTTTCATACAATTACCATCGTATTTACCGCACAAGGTACCGGTACACTGTCAGCCGGTGACGATGCCGCAGGAGTGGGTCTGTTCGGAAAGAACGAGCTTCCCTCGCCCCTCGCCTTTGACCACGCCCGGATATTGGCCGACTATTTCCGCGCCAAATCATCTTGTAAAAACACATAATCTCGTGCAGCAAAGCACCTGAATCCACCCCTTGCGCGTTAAAACCCTAGAAAATGTGAGTCGCATGTGTTATATTTTAAATTATATATGACGACATAAATAATTGCGCATGTATTTAGTGTTTAGATCCTGAAACGGTATTATCGTTCCCGCGAAGCGGCAACGAGTTCAGGATGACACGTGTCATGCCGAACTTTCCCGCGAGCGCGAATCCGAGGAGATTATTCATCGCCGGGTCATGGACCTCGTCAGGGCGAATTTCCGCCCCGAATACCTGAACCGTCTCGATGAGATAATCATCTTCCACTCCCTCTCGCGCACCGATATTCGCAAGATAGTCCGCCTCCAGGTGGACAAGCTCGCCAAACGGGTGAAAGACTCCGCCGGAATA
This window of the Candidatus Latescibacter sp. genome carries:
- a CDS encoding Rrf2 family transcriptional regulator, with the translated sequence MKLSTKGRYGARAVLELALRYGKGPVMVKEIAESQDISERYLEHILNSLRISGLVKSTRGAHGGYELAKPPAHITLGEVIRSLEGPVEIVACTEDKVCTRRQLCVTHRIWCEVRSAVENVIDSISLANMAERHELLHRDAMNEYII
- a CDS encoding homoserine O-acetyltransferase, with protein sequence MERNSVGLVRENKFTFGSVEEPLLLESGYNLGPIDILYETYGEPNADRSNAILILHALSGDAHAAGYHHPNDRKTGWWDAMIGPGKAFDTSRYWVICSNIIGGCKGSTGPGSLNPKTGKPYGLDFPIFTIRDTVEAQKRLIDHLGIKKIYAMAGGSMGGFQVLEWALRYPDMVRSVLCIASTAKLSALGIAFNAVGRHAITSDPGWKEGQYYGTPGPIKGLAIARMVGHITYLSDMSMDSKFGRRLQYADRFSYDFESEFAVESYLMHQGQRFTERFDANSYLYISKSMDYFDISRSYGPLTKAFAGVQAKFLVVSYSSDWLFPTEQSKEIVRALVANDKDVSFIEIDSPYGHDSFLIEVEQLTRVVSSFLDSVGKEP
- a CDS encoding glucosamine-6-phosphate isomerase, whose product is MARPISKVAPQWWDYTTLEPEILNDAAKLDEKDMLQLNRPGFRVSFYETLEEFYLAEALEYIEAWKQATPDNPAGICGPIGPTEQLPLVARIVNSLGIKVQDAHFWGMDEWVEKGLPVDSNHPLSFAKADLELCFNRIDPSLRMPSSHLHFPTGDLESYSGSFESVRCVIMQGGQGEVKHWAFNDPVKREGSCRDAPPAPEEYRRLRARVVELHPMTVIQNARTSGGGNISMVPTHAATVGPFETWKADKVSIWQAGVHDNPFGMRLTTLMISKKIPDSSTPMSLLADHPDVRFNFYRKGIGRVEAEMH
- the metW gene encoding methionine biosynthesis protein MetW — its product is MTDRQIDILTRADRDLITAIVPPHSHVLDLGCGDGGLLSELVEKKQVIGRGVEIDEDNLIQSMERGLFVCQGDLDQGLADYPDHSFDYVILNQTLQVIRRPEIILKEMLRVGKYGIIGFPNFGHWYIRTTFFLSGRMPKTAALPFEWYDTPNIHQLTITDFKDFCRREGFSIIREEYYMLGKWRCSSSVNPLANLFAVTGMFVISEK
- a CDS encoding polyhydroxyalkanoic acid system family protein, producing the protein MPTMNISIPHNLPKEEALSRMKRFTEEMKSKYSGQVQDLCDEWQGNSGAFSLKIMGFALSGEMEVTEAAVNFSVKYPLFASSFKSRVEEKVRETVQTMLV
- a CDS encoding DUF2007 domain-containing protein; the encoded protein is MKETTVYRTWDEPMACMAVDLLQGMGLHARMVAEMSRSIYPMTMDGLGEIWIVVPEDEVEQALEILEVRFSEKGTIEGYSEDEFGREDFGDEEAEKT
- a CDS encoding ThuA domain-containing protein — its product is MMGIKPMMHGPVQTVHLHNFNQNHPISQGIQDYDLALDENFGVELINPKAIPLYESTGHEDKRHDIAGWCIEQGKGRIVGLAAGHTYTAWRDKTYRQLYWRGAHWAMKREVPPFGG
- a CDS encoding NUDIX hydrolase — translated: MIEKIVCPICDHSIERYKNPFPTADVIVDIGGKIVLIDRKNPPYGWAIPGGFIDYGERAEDAAIREIKEETGLQITDLTQFHVYSDPKRDPRFHTITIVFTAQGTGTLSAGDDAAGVGLFGKNELPSPLAFDHARILADYFRAKSSCKNT
- a CDS encoding SDR family oxidoreductase, with the translated sequence MGQLEGKTAVITGGGTGIGQAIGKRFHEEGAFVVLCGRRKEKLEKAARMINPGGERIQSMIADITVEQDIIRLLEETALRTGRIDIMVNNAGVMRFGKLHETPVQEWELMMRTNAFGPWRVMVNVAPYMRRSGGGSIINISSLAGIKAFPGTGVYCSSKAALQVLSQVMAMEAAADHIRVNCILPALVEDTELAIPIFGEQNVGAFWDRLRPLHPLGRNGKPVDIANAALFFASEQSAWITGTLLNVDGGRHMATNRPAE